One Mycobacterium kubicae genomic window carries:
- a CDS encoding LLM class flavin-dependent oxidoreductase: MKISLFYEFALPRPWQPDDERALLQECLDEVEAADRAGFSTVWLTEHHFLEEYCHSTAPEIFLAAASQRTKNIRLGFGIMHLPPAVNHPARVAERIATLDLLSNGRVEFGTGESSSVGELGGFNIDPADKRAQWEEALEVAIRCMIEEPFSGFKGNHVEMPARNVIPKPMQKPHPPVWVACTRPASVQMAAQKCIGALSFAYTGPGPLTERVNGYYKEFEESGVPVTPQINPNILAIGGDLSMMVAKTDEQALDRLGKGGGFFSFGIMHYYMTGVHTPGRTGVWDRYLEEVEKDPTLAYGPGRGAIGSPATVREFLRGYEESGVDEIILLLNPRSHEGTMESIELMGKEVLPEFIERDEKAVAEKKTRLAPVIEKVEARRPESTAPPFDEHYSFGGLPTGRGGKFTASEIPEAMAEINEGRVQAAQRLKEQQGK, encoded by the coding sequence ATGAAGATTTCGCTGTTCTACGAGTTCGCCCTGCCGCGACCCTGGCAGCCCGACGACGAACGGGCATTACTGCAGGAGTGCCTGGACGAGGTCGAGGCCGCCGACCGGGCAGGGTTCTCCACCGTCTGGCTCACCGAGCACCACTTCCTCGAGGAATACTGCCATTCCACCGCGCCGGAGATCTTCCTGGCTGCGGCAAGTCAGCGGACCAAGAACATCCGGCTCGGATTCGGCATCATGCACCTGCCGCCGGCGGTGAACCATCCCGCCCGAGTGGCCGAGCGCATCGCCACCCTTGACCTGCTGTCCAACGGTCGTGTGGAGTTCGGCACCGGAGAATCGTCGTCGGTGGGTGAATTGGGCGGTTTCAATATCGATCCCGCGGACAAACGCGCGCAGTGGGAGGAAGCGCTCGAGGTGGCGATCCGTTGCATGATCGAGGAGCCGTTCTCCGGTTTCAAGGGCAATCACGTCGAGATGCCGGCCCGAAACGTCATCCCCAAGCCCATGCAGAAGCCGCATCCACCGGTGTGGGTAGCGTGCACGCGGCCGGCCAGCGTACAGATGGCGGCGCAAAAGTGCATCGGCGCATTGAGTTTCGCCTATACCGGCCCCGGACCCCTCACCGAGCGGGTCAACGGCTACTACAAGGAATTCGAGGAGAGTGGGGTTCCGGTCACGCCGCAAATCAACCCGAACATCCTGGCCATCGGTGGGGACTTGTCGATGATGGTCGCCAAGACCGACGAACAGGCCCTCGATCGGCTTGGCAAAGGCGGCGGGTTCTTCTCGTTCGGCATCATGCACTACTACATGACCGGTGTGCACACCCCAGGGCGGACCGGGGTTTGGGACCGCTACCTGGAAGAGGTGGAGAAGGACCCGACGCTGGCGTACGGCCCGGGCCGCGGCGCCATCGGCTCACCGGCCACGGTGCGCGAATTTCTGCGCGGCTATGAGGAAAGCGGTGTCGACGAAATCATCCTGTTGCTCAACCCGCGCAGCCACGAGGGCACCATGGAATCCATCGAATTGATGGGTAAAGAGGTGCTGCCCGAGTTCATCGAACGCGACGAAAAAGCGGTGGCCGAGAAGAAAACGCGGTTGGCGCCCGTCATCGAGAAAGTCGAAGCTCGCCGACCCGAATCGACCGCACCACCATTCGACGAACACTACTCGTTCGGCGGTCTGCCGACCGGTCGCGGAGGTAAGTTCACCGCTAGTGAGATCCCGGAGGCCATGGCCGAGATCAACGAAGGCCGGGTTCAGGCGGCGCAGCGATTGAAAGAGCAGCAAGGTAAGTGA
- a CDS encoding alpha/beta fold hydrolase, with the protein MIDRKTVLVDGLVTSYLEAGHGDPVVLLHGGEFGASAELGWERNIDALAERYRVLAPDQLGFGQSAKVIDFVASRAMRIRHVARFCELLGVGTAHFVGNSMGAINLLTDATSAQPLLPVRSMVIICGGGEIQQNRHFEALQQYDASLTGMRSIVEALFYDAGYPADEEYVRRRFESSVAPGAWEAVAAARFRRPGAAPPAAPSSARAYERIKVPTLVVEGGNDKLLPAGWAAQIAAAIPGGRSVVVDRAGHCPQIEQPSVVNGLLLDFFAG; encoded by the coding sequence ATGATCGACCGCAAGACCGTTCTCGTCGACGGCTTGGTGACCAGCTATCTGGAGGCTGGACATGGCGACCCGGTGGTGTTGTTGCATGGCGGTGAATTTGGCGCCAGCGCCGAGCTTGGCTGGGAACGCAACATCGACGCGCTCGCCGAGCGCTATCGGGTGTTGGCGCCCGACCAACTCGGGTTCGGTCAATCGGCGAAGGTGATCGACTTCGTCGCCAGCCGAGCGATGCGGATTCGGCACGTCGCGCGGTTCTGCGAGCTACTTGGCGTCGGCACGGCCCACTTCGTCGGAAATTCCATGGGGGCAATCAATCTGCTCACCGACGCGACATCTGCACAGCCGTTGCTGCCGGTGCGCAGCATGGTGATCATTTGTGGCGGCGGGGAGATTCAACAGAACCGGCACTTCGAGGCGCTGCAGCAATACGACGCATCTCTGACGGGGATGCGTAGCATCGTCGAGGCGTTGTTCTACGACGCCGGGTACCCCGCTGACGAGGAGTATGTGCGTCGCCGCTTCGAGTCAAGTGTCGCGCCGGGCGCTTGGGAGGCGGTGGCAGCAGCGCGGTTTCGGCGTCCCGGTGCCGCCCCGCCCGCTGCCCCGTCCAGTGCACGGGCGTACGAGCGGATCAAAGTGCCGACCCTGGTCGTGGAGGGCGGCAACGACAAGTTGCTGCCGGCGGGTTGGGCGGCACAGATCGCCGCAGCGATCCCAGGCGGGCGTTCGGTCGTTGTTGACCGTGCCGGGCATTGCCCGCAGATCGAGCAGCCCTCGGTGGTCAATGGGTTGCTGCTCGACTTCTTCGCCGGCTAG
- a CDS encoding cyclase family protein, protein MASMTEFRRIAKDLSNWGRWGDDDELGTLNFITAEKVQQAASLVRHGKVFPLGVDFGSSGPQGAFQFRHNPILVMTVDGGDVNTLAQYGPGWAQNPTAKQIGGYLVDNLFRFNEDMIIMPVQAATQWDALSHVYYEDKLYNGYPAGSVTSLGAYHCGIDKVDAKGITSRGVLLDLVRHRGANVFLEQGNPITPDELDDVVRAQGVTIERGDIVLIRTGWWTRFLQTGNKTEPFSGLHWRCASWLHDHEVAAVASDNLQVEDLVPDVDGAFLPLHLLCLRDMGLMLGEYWDLTALADDCAADGVYEFQLVAPPLRITGAVGSPVNPIALK, encoded by the coding sequence ATGGCCAGCATGACCGAGTTCCGCCGCATTGCAAAAGATCTCAGTAATTGGGGACGGTGGGGTGACGACGACGAACTCGGCACGCTGAATTTCATCACCGCCGAGAAAGTGCAGCAAGCCGCGAGCCTGGTGCGGCACGGCAAAGTCTTCCCGCTGGGGGTCGATTTCGGATCCTCGGGTCCGCAGGGCGCTTTTCAGTTCCGGCACAATCCCATCCTGGTGATGACGGTGGACGGTGGCGACGTGAATACGCTGGCCCAATACGGGCCAGGCTGGGCGCAGAACCCGACGGCCAAGCAGATAGGTGGCTACCTCGTCGACAACCTTTTCCGCTTCAACGAAGACATGATCATCATGCCGGTGCAGGCGGCCACCCAGTGGGATGCGCTGTCGCACGTCTATTACGAAGACAAGCTCTACAACGGGTATCCGGCTGGGTCAGTGACGAGCCTGGGCGCATACCACTGCGGCATCGACAAGGTCGACGCCAAGGGCATCACCTCGCGAGGAGTGCTGCTCGATCTCGTCCGTCATCGGGGAGCCAATGTGTTTCTCGAACAAGGCAACCCGATCACCCCGGATGAATTGGACGATGTGGTTCGGGCGCAGGGCGTGACCATCGAGCGCGGGGACATAGTGCTGATCCGCACAGGCTGGTGGACGAGATTTCTGCAGACCGGCAACAAGACGGAGCCCTTCTCCGGACTGCACTGGCGGTGCGCGTCGTGGCTGCACGACCATGAAGTCGCGGCGGTTGCTTCCGACAATTTGCAGGTGGAAGATCTGGTGCCCGATGTCGACGGTGCTTTCTTACCTCTGCACCTGCTGTGCTTGCGCGATATGGGGTTGATGCTCGGCGAGTACTGGGATCTCACCGCGTTGGCCGACGACTGCGCGGCCGACGGTGTCTACGAGTTTCAACTCGTCGCACCGCCGCTGAGAATCACCGGCGCCGTCGGATCGCCGGTCAATCCCATCGCCCTCAAATGA
- a CDS encoding serine hydrolase domain-containing protein produces the protein MTQQLRGSGPAVDAVIAGNWDRRFAGLADAFAEELTSGGELGASIAVDIDGEMVVDMWGGYADQARSKQWDQDTIVNVFSSTKNLTALAALILIDRGMLDPYAPVARYWPEFAANGKQHIEVRHVLSHTSGISGWEMPFVIEDVYDWAKSTSRLAAQQPWWEPGTASGYHVLTSGHLIGELIRRISGMALKEFVRTEIAEPLGVDVQIGARPEDDSRIAELVPPPPLDVPLDLVPEDQPMRKTFALLSPNSEAALIAQSTAWRRADIGSANGHANARSLARSLSPISLGGSGLGRGLLRPETIDLIFEEQANGIDLVLGMPARWGIGYALPNPEAVPDIPNGRICYWGGWGGSVVIMDLERRMTFAYAMNKMGQVTSAGSDRTVKYTRLVYEAAQATS, from the coding sequence ATGACACAACAACTTCGCGGCAGCGGGCCCGCCGTTGACGCTGTGATTGCGGGTAACTGGGATCGGCGCTTCGCCGGGCTCGCCGACGCCTTTGCCGAAGAACTCACCAGCGGGGGTGAACTCGGTGCATCCATCGCCGTGGACATCGACGGCGAAATGGTCGTCGACATGTGGGGCGGCTATGCCGATCAGGCTCGCTCCAAGCAATGGGACCAGGACACCATCGTCAACGTCTTCTCCAGCACCAAGAACCTCACCGCTTTAGCGGCGCTGATCCTGATTGATCGCGGCATGCTGGATCCCTACGCGCCGGTCGCCAGGTATTGGCCGGAATTCGCCGCTAACGGAAAGCAGCACATTGAAGTGCGGCACGTGCTCAGCCACACCTCCGGTATTTCCGGGTGGGAGATGCCGTTCGTCATCGAGGACGTGTACGACTGGGCGAAGTCGACCTCGCGGCTCGCCGCTCAGCAACCCTGGTGGGAGCCCGGAACCGCGTCCGGCTACCACGTGCTCACCAGCGGCCACCTGATCGGGGAGCTGATCCGCCGGATCAGCGGCATGGCGTTGAAGGAATTCGTGCGCACCGAAATCGCAGAGCCACTGGGCGTGGACGTGCAAATCGGCGCGCGGCCCGAAGACGACAGCCGCATCGCCGAGTTGGTGCCGCCACCACCGCTGGACGTGCCACTCGACCTGGTACCTGAGGACCAACCGATGCGGAAGACCTTCGCGCTTCTGAGCCCGAATTCCGAAGCGGCGCTGATCGCGCAGTCCACCGCTTGGCGGCGCGCGGACATCGGATCGGCCAACGGCCACGCCAACGCACGTTCCTTGGCGCGCTCGTTATCGCCGATCTCACTGGGGGGCAGCGGACTTGGACGCGGCTTGCTCCGCCCGGAGACGATCGACCTGATCTTCGAGGAACAGGCGAACGGGATCGACTTGGTGCTTGGCATGCCCGCACGCTGGGGCATCGGCTACGCGCTGCCAAACCCGGAAGCGGTACCTGACATTCCCAACGGAAGAATCTGCTACTGGGGCGGCTGGGGCGGCTCCGTGGTGATCATGGACCTCGAGCGCCGCATGACGTTCGCCTACGCCATGAACAAGATGGGTCAAGTCACCTCCGCGGGATCAGACCGCACAGTGAAATACACCCGATTGGTGTATGAAGCCGCGCAGGCAACCTCCTAG
- a CDS encoding coniferyl-alcohol dehydrogenase, with amino-acid sequence MDGCDARWRYDGRRAVVTGCASGIGAQLVRQLTELGAQVIGLDRRPPALGLNDFHEIDLADPASIEDAVAALEGPIDALFNVAGVSSGIGDPLLVVTVNFLGLRQLTEALIPKMSAGSAIVSVSSLAAAQYREHLQEVAPLLRTTTMQDGIDWCRRHPEAVGTGYQLSKEAIILYSMQMTTALGARGIRINCTGPGVTETPILDQLRTAYGQGFLDDIPKPLGRVSDAAEQAAVLSFLNSDAAGYISGQVVWVDGGNLGAAIARELEEG; translated from the coding sequence TTGGATGGCTGTGACGCGCGGTGGCGCTACGACGGTCGCCGTGCCGTAGTAACCGGATGTGCCTCAGGCATCGGCGCGCAGCTGGTGCGCCAGCTCACCGAGCTCGGTGCGCAGGTCATCGGTCTGGATCGACGCCCGCCAGCGTTGGGGTTGAACGACTTCCACGAGATTGACCTCGCCGACCCGGCCTCGATCGAGGACGCCGTGGCTGCTCTCGAGGGCCCCATCGACGCGTTGTTCAACGTGGCCGGCGTGTCGTCGGGCATCGGTGATCCCTTACTGGTCGTCACGGTCAACTTTTTGGGCTTGCGTCAACTCACCGAGGCGCTGATTCCGAAGATGTCGGCGGGGTCGGCCATCGTCAGCGTGTCCTCGCTGGCTGCGGCACAGTACCGGGAGCATCTGCAGGAGGTGGCGCCGCTGTTGCGCACCACCACCATGCAAGACGGCATCGACTGGTGCCGGCGCCACCCCGAAGCCGTGGGGACGGGCTACCAATTGTCCAAGGAAGCCATCATCCTGTACAGCATGCAAATGACCACCGCCCTGGGTGCACGTGGCATTCGAATCAACTGCACCGGGCCGGGTGTCACCGAGACACCGATTCTGGACCAGTTGCGCACCGCCTACGGGCAAGGCTTCCTCGACGACATACCCAAACCCCTGGGCCGGGTATCGGATGCCGCCGAGCAGGCGGCGGTCCTGTCGTTCCTCAATAGCGATGCCGCCGGTTACATTTCGGGCCAAGTCGTATGGGTAGACGGCGGAAACTTGGGTGCGGCGATCGCCCGTGAACTCGAGGAAGGGTAG